In the genome of Kiritimatiellia bacterium, one region contains:
- the gcvPA gene encoding aminomethyl-transferring glycine dehydrogenase subunit GcvPA — protein MTYHAGSPDDDRAMLAELKLKSFDGLFAGIPSGLQTDNFNLSPGLPEMEMTRRLASLAGMNSTHLVNFCGGGFYDHFIPAAVDALAGRAEFYTAYTPYQPEVSQGTLQAIYEYQTCMTRLTEMEVSNASLYDGGTALFEAIMMAFRITRRRRVLIDGGVNPIYRAMLKCYSANLDFEFIETPARGGRADRPAIKKLLTAETAALILQNPNFFGGLDDYSDLIAEAHAAGALGIVSVYPVALGIIKTPGAMGADIVTGEAQCLGLPLSFGGPYLGFMTTLKKHVHKMPGRLVGAARDAQGRRGFALTLQAREQHIRREKATSNICSNEALCALRALIYLTLLGKGGLAELAESCAANAAYAWQKLTAIPGVKPAFDRHYFFNEFTLSLPGNAADAVSALIDRGFAAGFPLARYYPDMENELLMAFTEKRTKEEIDTFAAALEAAL, from the coding sequence ATGACCTATCATGCCGGCAGTCCGGATGACGATCGGGCCATGCTGGCCGAGTTAAAACTGAAATCCTTTGACGGCCTGTTTGCCGGAATCCCATCCGGCCTCCAGACCGATAATTTTAATCTGTCGCCAGGCCTCCCCGAGATGGAAATGACCCGGCGCCTGGCTTCTCTGGCCGGGATGAACTCAACCCACCTTGTAAATTTTTGCGGGGGAGGATTTTATGACCACTTTATCCCGGCCGCCGTGGACGCGCTCGCCGGCCGCGCCGAGTTTTACACCGCCTATACGCCCTACCAGCCGGAGGTTTCCCAGGGAACCCTGCAGGCCATTTATGAATACCAGACCTGTATGACCCGCCTGACGGAAATGGAAGTTTCCAACGCCTCCCTCTACGACGGCGGCACGGCGCTTTTTGAAGCCATCATGATGGCCTTCCGCATCACCCGCCGCAGACGGGTGCTCATTGACGGCGGCGTCAACCCGATTTACCGCGCCATGCTCAAATGCTATTCCGCCAACCTTGACTTTGAATTCATTGAAACGCCGGCGCGCGGCGGCCGGGCGGACCGGCCGGCCATCAAAAAACTGCTGACCGCGGAAACGGCCGCCCTCATCCTGCAAAACCCCAATTTTTTCGGAGGCCTGGACGATTATTCCGACCTTATCGCGGAGGCGCACGCCGCCGGAGCGCTCGGCATCGTGTCGGTTTATCCCGTGGCGCTCGGAATTATCAAGACGCCGGGCGCGATGGGCGCGGATATCGTAACGGGTGAAGCCCAATGCCTCGGCCTGCCGCTTTCCTTCGGCGGCCCTTACCTCGGCTTCATGACAACCCTTAAAAAACACGTTCACAAAATGCCGGGACGCCTGGTCGGGGCCGCCCGGGATGCACAAGGCCGGCGCGGATTCGCGCTTACGCTGCAGGCGCGCGAACAGCACATCCGGCGTGAAAAAGCCACTTCCAATATCTGCAGCAACGAAGCGCTTTGCGCTCTGCGGGCGCTGATTTATCTTACGCTCCTCGGCAAGGGCGGCCTGGCGGAACTGGCCGAATCGTGCGCGGCGAACGCCGCCTATGCCTGGCAAAAACTCACCGCCATCCCCGGCGTAAAACCGGCTTTTGACCGCCATTATTTCTTCAACGAATTTACGCTCTCGCTCCCCGGCAACGCCGCCGACGCCGTCAGCGCCCTGATTGACCGCGGGTTCGCCGCCGGCTTCCCGCTCGCGCGGTATTATCCGGACATGGAAAATGAATTGCTGATGGCTTTTACCGAAAAACGGACAAAAGAGGAAATTGACACGTTTGCCGCCGCGCTGGAGGCGGCGTTATGA
- the gcvT gene encoding glycine cleavage system aminomethyltransferase GcvT: MPEKLRTPLYEEHLRLAARMVPFAGWEMPLLYRGIIPEHLHTREKVSIFDICHMGEFEVSGPSAEADLEKLLTQSVAAIAEGACAYGYLLAEDGGTLDDLICYRFGGGKFWLVVNAATAAADAVWIKSRLSPTTVFSDLSAATAKLDIQGPGAREAVESALGRKLPDLEYFHFCAIEIAGAAGLLSRTGYTGEFGYELYFPADRAAAFWKKLIAPGVILPAGLGARDTLRVEMGFSLYGHELSRKTTPAGAARGRFIDLNKNFTGKEAVLRDLENPAAGKLVGLRLEGRMAARADDLILEDGREAGKVTSGLFSPSLNVAVALGYVRRPAAVIGRKLDIIARGRKLQAEIVKLPFYKEGTARR, translated from the coding sequence ATGCCGGAAAAGCTACGAACTCCATTATACGAAGAACATCTCCGCCTGGCCGCGCGCATGGTGCCGTTTGCCGGCTGGGAAATGCCCCTGCTCTACCGCGGCATAATCCCCGAACATCTTCATACCCGCGAAAAAGTTTCCATCTTTGACATCTGCCATATGGGCGAATTTGAGGTCAGCGGCCCTTCCGCCGAAGCTGACCTTGAAAAACTCCTGACCCAGTCCGTCGCGGCAATCGCGGAGGGCGCCTGCGCTTACGGGTACCTTCTGGCCGAAGACGGCGGAACGCTGGATGATCTGATCTGCTACCGGTTCGGCGGCGGAAAATTCTGGCTGGTGGTCAATGCCGCCACCGCCGCGGCCGACGCGGTCTGGATAAAAAGCCGTCTTTCCCCGACGACCGTTTTCAGCGACTTGTCCGCCGCGACCGCCAAACTGGACATCCAGGGGCCGGGAGCGCGGGAGGCCGTGGAAAGCGCTCTGGGGCGCAAACTGCCGGACCTTGAATATTTTCATTTCTGCGCGATTGAAATCGCCGGCGCCGCCGGACTGCTCAGCCGCACGGGTTACACGGGCGAGTTCGGCTACGAACTGTATTTCCCCGCAGACCGGGCGGCGGCTTTTTGGAAAAAGCTGATTGCGCCCGGCGTTATCCTGCCGGCCGGACTCGGCGCGCGCGACACCCTGCGCGTTGAGATGGGCTTTTCGCTCTACGGCCATGAACTGAGCCGTAAAACCACTCCGGCCGGCGCCGCGCGCGGCAGGTTCATTGACCTGAACAAGAACTTCACCGGCAAAGAAGCCGTCCTGCGCGATCTTGAAAACCCAGCCGCCGGGAAACTTGTGGGCCTGCGGCTGGAGGGCAGAATGGCGGCGCGGGCGGACGACCTTATCCTGGAAGACGGCCGCGAGGCGGGCAAAGTCACCAGCGGGTTGTTTTCCCCAAGCCTTAACGTGGCCGTCGCGCTCGGTTATGTCCGGCGGCCGGCCGCCGTCATCGGCCGGAAACTGGACATAATCGCGCGCGGCCGGAAACTGCAGGCGGAAATCGTCAAGCTTCCTTTTTACAAAGAGGGCACGGCGCGGCGGTAG